TGCCGCCACCAAACCAACCGCCCTACACCCTACTTATTCCGTCACTAACATCCAGTCCAAGATTCGTACCTTGGATGGGTCCACGGTCACTTATTCCTCATGGGTCCAGCTGTTCCAGCTTCACGTAGTTGCATACAAGGTTGTCGATCACATTGACAGTACTTCTCCTCCATCTAAGGAAGACCCCTCCTATCCTTAATGGAAAGAGCTTGATGCCCTTGTCCTACAATGGATATTTAGCACTGTTTCAGACAACATCCTACCTCAAATCCTGCCCAATACAACTTCAGCTAAACAGTCTTGGGATAAACTTGAGAAGATTTACCTCAGCAATAAGAAAGCCCAAGCAGCCGCACTCGAAACTCGATTCTGCAATCTGTCCCTCTCAGCTTGTGCCTCCCTGGATGATTATTGTCAACAATTGCTGAACCTTGCCACTCAACTTGCAGATGTCCATCACCCCGTCACCGATGCACGATTAGTCTTACAACTGGTTCGCGGTCTTCCTGCTGAGTACAACACCACTGCCTCATTTATCAATAACAAGGAAGCCGACTGGGATCTTGCTATTTCTCTCCTTCAAGATGAGGCCATTCGCATTGAAGCACAAAAAGGGACCACGTCATCTGTTATGGTGGCAGCGAACTCCAACAGCAACTCCTCACCACAGCCGGCTCTCACAACCACTTCTTCTGATCACCCTAATGAGTCTAACACCAGCAGCCAATCCAGGGGAAGAGGTCGCGGATGTGGCAGAAACAACTATCGCGGCGGCGGTCGCCGTGACAACCGGGGTGGTGGGGCTGGCCGCTCATTCTGGACAGCAGGGAATCCTTCAGCATACAACTCACCATACCCAAATTAGGCCTAGTGGACCACACCCCCTGCCCCTACCCAACCCAAAACAATTGGCAGCCCAATAATGGTTCTGCCTTTAATCAATCAGCCCCTACTAATGCTCCAGCCAACTTTGCTACTCCGACCCAATACTCGTCTCCTCAGTTTGGGCCGCAACAATATGGGTACGATGCCCTGAGCCCATCCGATCTGAGTGCAGCCTTTTCTAACATGCAGATGAATCCGAACAACTCCTGGACTAATGACATAATGGATACTGGAGCAGGCTCTCATTCGGCACGTGATTCAGGTAAAataattcttcccagttcatgtCCTGTACGCAGGTCAATTATGGTCGCTAGTCTGGTGAACTCACTCATGGACCTTCAAGGAGCTTTAATGTTACTAGGCCCAACAACGAACGCCAAGGTTGCTTTTGAGTTGTCTGAAAGAATCCCCCACTTGGGCCTTCGGGTCAAAGAACACTGCCACCGGGCTTTAGTCTACGCCAAAAGGATGAAGAAACTGGGCATGAAGGTCATCTACCCGGGCAGGGCTGGCCCTGAGAATTCATATACattgttcgagctcgaaaaaacgtgcccttaggccttaatgAAATTGGGTGTTGGGGGGTCTAAACCTAATGAAAATAGGCTAATAACTaatcaaaaataaaaatagttttgtaagtgggtctgtgttggtgtttgtataggtataccctattaatttatcttttttacatatacatataattttttttaaataacgtgcCCTTCAAAATAGCAGGCCCTgtccggtggtcctccccgcccacccttaGGGCCGGCCATGTAGACCACCCTGATCACTATCTTTTAAAATCCATCTCAAACAAGGAGTATGGGTATGGTGGGATGCTCTGTTTGGACATGGAAACCGAAGCCCGTGCGAATAAGCTGATGGATGTGTTACAGAACCAAATCCAATTCGGGCTCATGGCGGTTAGTCTCTACCTTGTTCGGGTAACAGCACAAGTAGTGAATTGAACCAAGATGAGAAGGCAAAGGCTGGCATTTCACCCGGGTTGGTTAGGATGTCGATCAGCTACAGTTGGACCCTCGAACAGCGGTGGGCCCAATTCGAGAAGGCGCTTTTGAAGTTTCAAGATTTGCCCTTGTTCACAAAACAATAAACTTGTTATACGAATGTAGATATCGGTTCTTGATTATGATACTGCTGCTTCATGTTGGATTGTATGAATAATAAATGCATCTCTTTTCGACATTTCACTTGTTCACTAAACGAATTTCTTAATTGATTTTGTGGAATCTTTAAAATTTGAATAAATAATACTTTCAAATTtactttattatttattataaggGTGCCACATAGAGGTGTGTCAAATAGACCATGTTCTCGTTTTAACAGGTTGAACCCAACACAATACGGAACCAAAAATCGTGTTAGACAGACACATGACATGACACTAGTACATAAGTTGGCAAAAGATGCCATAGGATTTTCAAAAGATGCGGTTGGTAGGTTGCAACTGTATCTTTTGATTCATCTGATAAAGTCATGTATTCATTTTGAAAAAAGCGTCGCCCAAAAGACGCGGTTCTAATGTAAACCGCATCTTTTGCATCTTTCGATATCGCCCAAAAGATGCGTTTCTAACGTACTACATGTTTTGCATCTTTCGCTATCGCCCAAATGATGCTAACCGCATTTTTGCATCTTTTAATTCATCCGATCAAGCATGCATTAATGATTTTGAAAAAGCATCGCCCAAAAGATGCGGTTCTAATGTAACCGCATCTTATGtatgatcatcatcatcttcctaTAATTTCTGAAACAAAGCTTTAAtatttttcatcatctttttcctTTAATACTTGAAGAAACGAAGGCTCGTTAAATTTTTATCATCTTCTACGTTTTAGCTTATGTACACGTTAACTAAAGGTATTATTtcatttattgatttttttttagttttattaaatattattgaaTATATTTTGTTATATTTAGGTGAAGGTCGAATTTTACAAGTTTTTTTTAGACATCTCATTCAATCATCAAGCAAATGTATGAAATTTTAACTTTATGTGGTTATTtgttatatgtgtatatatatatatagggtgaggttcctgtaaaaaggacattttttgtgagaagtgtgagaagccatagaaattgacatgtaggcatcatgttttgaacttaggcatgatgttttgggttgttttggcaagaaaaacaccaaacataacaattttaAACACAATGCAACGTATTATCGGCGTGAAAATTTTAATAAtatgaaaccattaaacgccattaaatattgaatttggttaacgccaaaaatcttaaaaaccaacAATATTGAGAAAAGCGGAAttggaaaagcagaagatgaaaggacaaaaaagcccctccgccctcttctaagcggcgtgacacgtgttaggccaggaagcgttctcaccgttctcacacttttgagcgttttctcctgatcccgtttctatatatatatatatatatatacatatatatatatgagaataTGTGATACGAGTTTGTATGTATGATATGTGTAGCATGCTCAAATAGCAACATATCTACAAAATAACAATATTTAACATAAGAAGCTCAACTGCTTTTAAACCGACTAAAGTAGTATTCACAAAAAagagttaacattgtttagccgACATGATATATACACAACTATCAAAGTAACAAACAACATTGGTGGCTAAAATCAAAATGATAGTAAAAACAAATATAAATGGTCGGTTATACACTATCAGAATTGATCAATCAAAATAAAATGGCATTACCCTGCCCAGGTCAAATGGGCCAACATATAAATATCAAACGGGTAAATTATAGGAAAaaaacattgttttaatgtttaATACATGCAATATTGCAATAGACGGGTTACATTACAAAGGTTACATTACAAATGTTATGGTGTGGAGCAGTGGAGATTTGATCATTAACTTGAATTTATATACATATTTACTCATGTTCTTTTCATTTGTGGGGAAAGTTTATAATTCTGCTCCACACCATAACATTTGTAATGTAACCAACAAAAGTAGAAAACCTTGTCATTAAGAAGCTCAAATTTTATAAATTTAGTCAAGAGAAATTCACTTAAAACAGGTGACATAAATGCAATGAACAATATAATATGCGTTGTGCTGATGGAAACGATACTATAGTAAGAAAACAATATTCCAATTGTCTGTAAGATGATCATAGGAGCACAAGCAAGAAGATTGAAAATGTCATCAATGCTGGTTTGTTATCCCACTTACTAATGCTCTTTTTACTTTCATAACAAATGAAGAATAGAAAATTAAAGAATCTTGAGAACTTGTTAAAGTTTACCTATAGATACAAAGAAAGATGGTTATTGGAAAGTAAGAATGTAATGATTTTCTATACAACTTATTGTTACAGGTGCATTGGTGCTTGAAGATATACATATTTTCTACATATATCAGTGGTAATCACAAAAAGAAATGATCACATCTCACCATCAAATTAAAGCCTTGACCGGAGAAATAACCATTGTTGGCAACTTAAGAGGCTCATTTTGACCCACTCTGTTTAGCCTGTAACCAACCAAAACGGGATGATCCGCCATTTTTTATTCTAAAATAAATAATGCAAAACTAAGCTATTTCTCCCAAAAGTCTCTTGAAACTCAGATACCACTAAAATTTGAACCAAACCAGTTTGGCACGCCTATCGAATCAAAAGCACTCATTTGACAAAACCTATTTTGCCCCGTTACAAAACAGGCCATGTCAAATTGGGCTAGCCCGTACTGCATAGACGTCATCTTTCTAATCTTTTATACATGTTTAATGCGATAATATAAGTACAAAAAAATAAGATTACTTTAGGGGTGCAAATTCCTGGCACGACCTAAAACACAACCTAAACACGACAAAAAAATAATCATAGTAGGAACCATCGTCATGACATGACCATGATCCATGAGAGAGAATGTGTATATGAGAGAGATGCATGCATATTGAGAGACATATATAGAGTCCTAGAGAGAGGGCAAGAAACTTTGCATGAAAGTAAGAGAATACTTTATACTATGGACGAACGCACATTATAAACATCAGTGTCACATGATATCGGTAATAAAAGTTTATGTCTTTATGGTACTAGTGAGTTTTCCAGCGCGTTGCGGCGGTTcggttttgctaaaaaaaacacTTCGTAATGATATATATATTCGCCAATCCTAAAAAGTTACATtagaattatttttaaaaatgtaGTTTAGCAGACTCATTCCTTCTCTCCACATCCATCAACCAAATAAATGGTCTAAAATATCATGTAATCGTATCAAATATTGATGATGTCCCAaactaaaataatataaaagagTAAGTAATCATAAACCTCCTACATATAGTTAtagtttttaaaatttaaacgtTATCAGATATAGTAATCATAAAGCTCCTATAGTTAtagtttttaaaatttaaacgtTATCAGATATAGTAATTAACAAAGTTTATATGTTCTTAGCTCTCCTCCCCCTATGAGTCGAGATTCCACACACACACAATTACCGtctttcttttatttgttttttcaAAGTTTGAATTCATGTGAAAATTGATATCTTTTAAGATTGTTTTCATTAATGGTCTTGGTGGTGGCGTGGgatggattttttttttctttttttttttaaagagaaCTTCAATAAAACCGACCGGTCTGCCAAAAAACCCAGGACCGCACCAACAACCAACTACAACATATACAAAGGATAATTACACCACTCTTTCCAAACAATATTCTTATGTTTGGATCTGTTTTTTAACCAAAAAAACCCTATAGATCTAACTTCCCCAAAAATGTCTTCACTGTCCCCTCTACCATTTGTGAAAACCGTTTCGTTTCTAGCTTTCCAAATAGCCCAACACGTCACAACGACCAGGCCACGAACAATCTCCTTAGCTTTATTATCCCTGCTACCTCCTTTGTGAATATTAAGAATATCCTTGAACGAGAATGCGTAGATCGGATGGAGTTTGACCCTCCCGCTAAACCGATTCCAAACCCTCAACGCTACGTTGCAGCCCGTAAAGAGATGATCCACCAATTCCACCCCTTCCCCGCAAAGCACAAGACACCGACTCGAACCGGGATATTCTTTTTTTCGAGAGCTTGTCTAGTCGGAATACGGTCGAGCGCCGACCTCCACATAAAAATCATACATTTAGACGGCACCCAACCACACCCCTTAACAGTGTAAATAACCTCCTCGTCCCATTCCTCCGCTGCCAGATCCTTGAACGAACTCGAAGAGAACAAACCCA
The Helianthus annuus cultivar XRQ/B chromosome 6, HanXRQr2.0-SUNRISE, whole genome shotgun sequence genome window above contains:
- the LOC110944311 gene encoding uncharacterized protein LOC110944311, translating into MDDKPETSAAATKPTALHPTYSVTNIQSKIRTLDGSTVTYSSWVQLFQLHVVAYKVVDHIDNNILPQILPNTTSAKQSWDKLEKIYLSNKKAQAAALETRFCNLSLSACASLDDYCQQLLNLATQLADVHHPVTDARLVLQLVRGLPAEYNTTASFINNKEADWDLAISLLQDEAIRIEAQKGTTSSVMVAANSNSNSSPQPALTTTSSDHPNESNTSSQSRGRGRGCGRNNYRGGGRRDNRGGGAGRSFWTAGNPSAYNSPYPN